The following coding sequences lie in one Clostridiisalibacter paucivorans DSM 22131 genomic window:
- a CDS encoding beta-ketoacyl synthase N-terminal-like domain-containing protein, whose amino-acid sequence MMREVVIASAVRTPLGTYGGAFKNVDAVKLGAVAVKAAIERAGIKPEMIEEVLFGNVLQAGIGQNTARQVTIAAGLPEETPAITINKVCGSGLRTVSMAAQFIALGDADVILAGGTENMSMAPYLLPNGRWG is encoded by the coding sequence TTGATGAGAGAAGTAGTAATAGCCAGTGCAGTGAGAACACCACTAGGAACATATGGTGGAGCATTCAAAAATGTAGATGCAGTAAAGCTAGGAGCTGTAGCAGTAAAGGCAGCGATAGAAAGAGCAGGAATAAAGCCAGAGATGATAGAAGAAGTATTGTTTGGTAATGTGCTTCAAGCAGGAATAGGACAAAATACAGCAAGACAAGTAACAATAGCAGCAGGATTACCTGAAGAGACACCAGCAATTACAATAAATAAAGTGTGTGGTTCAGGACTTAGAACAGTAAGTATGGCAGCCCAATTTATAGCATTGGGAGATGCAGATGTAATATTGGCTGGAGGAACAGAAAATATGAGTATGGCTCCATATTTGTTACCCAATGGAAGATGGGGACA
- a CDS encoding sigma 54-interacting transcriptional regulator: MTINIIDYLFSKLDNKEKFNFLDNIFNAVFDGIVLINPFGEVIYANRLSEDLLSMKRTEMIDKSFDEVCRQKELVKELLKKTGKSSTNFRLNNKHITLKSNSFISNGKLIATIIIIRNVTEEKDSENQLKEMKNSLETMEDILDNAYQGIVLVDREGRIVKFNYEKLMGIKEEDVLGKPVEDVIDNTRIHIVAKTGIKELCQVQRIQGHDMIASRTPIVKNGEVIGAVGTVLFKDVKELKSLVQKLLQLEKKFDSYKDEIQRMQEAKYSFENIITNNKKMEHLKEIAQRAAESNSTILIDGESGTGKELFAHAIHKASHRKYGAFISINCAAIPRELLEAELFGYEEGAFTGAKREGKPGKFELANGGTILLDEIGSMPMEMQAKLLRVLEERAFERIGGTMKIDLDIRIISSTNENLEDAVKRGKFRQDLYYRLNVIRINILPLRERKDDIELLSRYILDDLVVKLDMEKKDLADDTIKVLKKHSWPGNVRELRNIIERSLNIASGNTIYPKDLPEYLIDEEIEAILENEEETVLLKKIVADAEIDAIKRALKQSAGNKTLAAKKLGIHRTALYKKMDMYRIEV, encoded by the coding sequence ATTACTATTAATATAATTGATTATCTTTTTTCTAAACTTGATAATAAGGAAAAGTTTAATTTTTTAGATAATATTTTCAATGCTGTTTTTGATGGAATAGTTTTGATTAATCCCTTTGGTGAGGTTATATATGCCAACAGATTAAGCGAAGATTTATTAAGTATGAAAAGAACTGAGATGATCGATAAGAGCTTTGATGAAGTATGTAGACAAAAAGAATTGGTGAAAGAGTTATTAAAAAAAACAGGAAAATCAAGCACTAATTTCAGGTTGAACAATAAACATATAACATTGAAAAGCAACTCTTTTATAAGCAATGGAAAGCTTATAGCAACTATTATAATAATACGAAATGTAACAGAAGAAAAGGACTCTGAAAATCAATTAAAAGAAATGAAAAATAGTTTAGAAACTATGGAAGATATATTAGACAATGCATATCAAGGCATAGTATTAGTGGATAGAGAGGGTAGAATAGTAAAATTTAATTATGAAAAATTGATGGGTATTAAAGAAGAAGATGTATTGGGGAAACCGGTAGAAGATGTCATAGATAATACAAGGATACATATAGTAGCTAAGACTGGAATTAAAGAACTATGTCAGGTGCAGAGAATACAGGGTCATGATATGATAGCTAGTCGTACTCCCATAGTAAAGAATGGAGAGGTCATAGGGGCAGTAGGGACTGTATTATTTAAAGATGTAAAGGAGCTCAAATCTTTAGTTCAAAAGTTATTGCAGCTGGAGAAGAAATTTGATTCATATAAGGATGAAATCCAGAGGATGCAGGAAGCTAAATATTCTTTCGAGAATATAATAACCAATAATAAAAAAATGGAACATTTAAAGGAGATTGCTCAAAGGGCTGCCGAAAGTAATTCCACAATACTAATAGATGGAGAAAGTGGCACAGGTAAGGAACTTTTTGCCCATGCTATACATAAGGCTAGTCACAGAAAGTATGGGGCATTTATATCTATTAATTGTGCTGCAATACCTAGAGAACTTTTAGAAGCAGAACTTTTTGGATATGAAGAAGGGGCATTTACTGGAGCAAAAAGAGAGGGAAAACCAGGTAAATTTGAACTGGCCAATGGAGGAACCATACTTTTAGATGAAATAGGTTCCATGCCTATGGAAATGCAAGCAAAACTTTTAAGAGTTTTAGAAGAAAGGGCATTTGAAAGAATAGGCGGTACTATGAAGATAGATCTAGATATAAGAATAATTTCATCTACAAATGAAAACTTAGAGGATGCCGTAAAAAGAGGTAAATTCAGACAAGATTTATATTATAGATTAAATGTTATAAGGATTAATATATTACCTCTGCGAGAGAGGAAAGACGATATAGAACTATTATCCCGGTATATATTGGATGATTTAGTAGTAAAACTAGATATGGAAAAGAAAGATTTAGCTGATGATACTATAAAGGTTTTAAAAAAACATAGTTGGCCAGGAAATGTAAGGGAGCTTAGAAATATAATAGAGAGATCATTAAATATAGCTAGTGGAAACACCATATATCCTAAAGATTTGCCTGAATATCTAATAGATGAAGAGATAGAGGCTATATTGGAAAACGAAGAAGAAACAGTATTGTTGAAGAAGATCGTGGCAGATGCTGAAATAGATGCTATAAAAAGGGCACTAAAGCAATCAGCCGGCAATAAAACTTTGGCGGCCAAAAAGTTGGGAATACATAGAACGGCATTGTATAAAAAAATGGATATGTATAGAATAGAAGTGTAG
- the wecB gene encoding non-hydrolyzing UDP-N-acetylglucosamine 2-epimerase produces MKTLIVFGTRPEAIKMAPIVKAMEKNPNIESTVCVTAQHREMLDQVLNIFGITPQYDLNIFKSGQTLTEITNRALSGLEKVITEVKPDVMLVQGDTTTVFAGALAGFYHKVKIGHVEAGLRSGNIYSPYPEEANRKLTGVVTDFHFAPTEQSRDNLLKEGYSDEKIFITGNTVIDALFEVISDDYIFENPLLNNIDYENKKVILLTSHRRENLGAPMENVFTAVKRVVLDNEDVEVVFPVHLNPKVREIANRILGDMQRVHLIEPIDYLPFANLMSRCHIVVTDSGGIQEEAPSLGKPVLVVRKETERPEGIEAGTAKLVGIEEKNVYDNLNLLINNGEEYKKMANAINPYGDGKAAEKIVEIIKSVFSC; encoded by the coding sequence ATAAAGACATTGATAGTATTTGGGACAAGACCTGAAGCAATTAAGATGGCTCCCATTGTTAAGGCTATGGAGAAAAATCCTAATATAGAGAGTACTGTATGTGTGACTGCACAACATAGAGAGATGCTGGACCAAGTTCTAAATATATTTGGAATAACTCCCCAGTATGATTTAAATATATTTAAATCTGGACAGACCCTTACTGAAATAACTAATCGTGCATTGTCAGGGCTAGAGAAGGTTATAACAGAGGTAAAGCCAGATGTTATGTTAGTGCAAGGTGATACTACTACAGTTTTTGCTGGGGCATTGGCAGGTTTTTATCACAAGGTAAAGATAGGACATGTTGAAGCGGGATTGAGAAGCGGTAATATTTATTCTCCATATCCAGAAGAAGCTAATAGAAAATTGACTGGTGTAGTTACTGATTTTCATTTTGCACCTACAGAACAGAGTAGAGATAATCTGTTAAAAGAGGGATATAGTGATGAAAAAATATTTATAACAGGAAATACAGTTATAGATGCACTATTCGAAGTAATATCTGATGATTATATATTTGAAAATCCATTATTAAATAATATAGATTATGAGAATAAAAAGGTGATATTGTTGACATCCCATAGGAGAGAAAATCTAGGGGCACCTATGGAAAATGTATTTACGGCAGTAAAAAGGGTGGTATTGGATAATGAGGATGTAGAGGTTGTATTTCCTGTACATTTAAATCCAAAGGTTAGAGAAATAGCCAATAGAATATTGGGAGATATGCAAAGGGTGCATTTGATAGAGCCCATAGATTATCTACCCTTTGCCAATCTGATGTCTAGATGTCATATCGTGGTTACAGATTCAGGTGGTATACAGGAAGAGGCACCATCGTTGGGAAAACCAGTATTAGTTGTAAGAAAAGAAACAGAAAGACCAGAGGGAATAGAAGCAGGGACAGCTAAATTGGTAGGGATAGAAGAAAAAAATGTATATGATAACTTGAACTTGTTAATAAATAATGGGGAAGAGTATAAAAAAATGGCCAACGCTATAAATCCCTATGGAGACGGGAAAGCAGCTGAAAAAATAGTTGAGATTATAAAATCAGTTTTTAGTTGCTAG
- a CDS encoding glycosyltransferase family 4 protein, with amino-acid sequence MYKYYVPFFIALVISYIATPFAKKFAYKLGAIDIPKDGRRVHKKPIPRLGGLAIYFSTVICLVVFVFLGEITMDKELMAIILGGTIITLTGIIDDIKPMSAKTKLFLQILAAMVVVFGGIKITFINDPFESGYATLSLNGFSIPITVIWIVGITNTLNLIDGLDGLAAGVAGIASMSMLFVASGFVGIDPIYTVVMTMAAIVAGAALGFLPHNFNPAKIFMGDTGSLFLGYMLAVMSIRGVMKSVTAVSVILPVIILGLPIFDTACAILRRLIKRRPIMEADKGHLHHRLLERGLSQRQTVLILYVISIGLGMLAVKLSGMEPNMSLTVLGIIFIPTALLMTQMSVNDINNEKHLKNKR; translated from the coding sequence ATGTATAAATACTATGTTCCATTTTTCATTGCATTAGTTATATCTTACATAGCAACTCCTTTTGCTAAAAAATTTGCGTATAAATTGGGAGCAATTGACATACCAAAGGATGGCAGGAGAGTCCATAAAAAACCTATACCTAGATTAGGAGGATTAGCCATATACTTTTCCACTGTAATATGCCTTGTAGTATTTGTATTTTTAGGAGAAATAACAATGGATAAGGAATTAATGGCTATTATTTTAGGAGGAACTATAATAACACTTACTGGTATAATTGATGATATAAAGCCAATGTCGGCTAAAACAAAACTTTTTTTACAGATATTGGCTGCTATGGTAGTTGTTTTTGGAGGTATTAAGATAACATTTATAAATGATCCCTTTGAGTCGGGATATGCAACATTATCATTAAATGGTTTTTCTATTCCTATAACAGTGATATGGATTGTAGGAATAACTAATACATTAAATCTTATAGATGGTCTTGATGGTTTGGCAGCTGGGGTAGCTGGTATAGCATCTATGTCTATGCTTTTTGTAGCCTCAGGATTTGTGGGAATAGACCCTATCTATACAGTAGTTATGACTATGGCGGCCATAGTTGCAGGAGCTGCATTGGGATTCTTACCCCATAATTTTAATCCTGCAAAGATATTTATGGGTGATACTGGATCGCTATTTTTAGGATATATGTTAGCGGTCATGTCCATAAGAGGAGTTATGAAAAGTGTAACTGCTGTGTCTGTAATATTGCCAGTGATTATATTGGGATTACCCATATTTGATACAGCTTGTGCAATTCTTAGAAGACTTATAAAGAGAAGGCCCATAATGGAAGCGGATAAGGGCCATTTACATCACAGATTGTTGGAAAGAGGACTTAGTCAAAGACAAACTGTATTAATATTATATGTAATAAGCATTGGATTGGGAATGTTGGCAGTAAAATTAAGTGGAATGGAGCCCAATATGAGTCTTACAGTTCTAGGAATAATATTTATTCCTACTGCTCTTTTAATGACACAAATGAGTGTAAATGATATAAACAATGAAAAACATTTAAAAAATAAGAGATAA
- a CDS encoding deoxycytidylate deaminase: protein MDRRDKHNYYLDIAETVLERGTCLRRNFGAIIVKNDEIISTGYSGAPRGRENCIDLNFCMREKMEVPRGERYELCRSVHAEQNAIISCSRRDMIGSTMYLVGRDKKTDILVTNADSCAMCKRFIINAGIKEVIIRDTKNKYRVKKVQDWIDNDESLKGKMGY from the coding sequence ATGGATAGAAGGGACAAGCATAATTATTATTTAGATATAGCGGAAACTGTTTTAGAGAGGGGAACCTGTCTAAGGAGAAATTTTGGTGCTATTATTGTAAAGAATGATGAAATAATATCTACAGGATATTCTGGTGCACCTAGGGGCAGGGAAAATTGTATAGATTTAAATTTTTGTATGAGAGAAAAAATGGAAGTGCCTAGAGGAGAAAGATATGAACTATGTAGGTCTGTTCATGCAGAACAAAATGCAATAATAAGTTGTAGTAGAAGAGATATGATAGGTAGCACAATGTATTTGGTTGGAAGGGATAAGAAGACCGATATACTTGTTACAAATGCTGATTCTTGTGCTATGTGTAAGCGATTTATAATTAACGCAGGTATCAAAGAAGTAATAATAAGGGATACTAAAAATAAATATAGAGTAAAGAAAGTACAGGATTGGATTGATAATGATGAGTCTTTAAAAGGAAAGATGGGATATTAA
- the upp gene encoding uracil phosphoribosyltransferase, translating to MGKVFVMDHPLIKHKITFMRDKNTGSKEFRELVKELSMLMGYEVTRNLPLEDIEIETPVSKTTSQVIAGKKLGIVPILRAGLGMVEGMLSLLPAAKVGHVGLYRDPETLEPVEYYCKLPSDVEERELIVVDPMLATGGSAKAAIKFLRDRGATSIKLMCIIAAPEGVKVVQEAHPDVDIYVGGIDEKLNDHAYIVPGLGDAGDRLFGTK from the coding sequence ATGGGTAAAGTCTTTGTCATGGATCATCCGTTGATTAAACATAAGATTACATTTATGAGGGATAAGAATACGGGTTCTAAAGAGTTTAGAGAGTTGGTTAAAGAACTTTCTATGTTGATGGGATATGAAGTAACTAGAAACCTTCCGTTAGAAGATATAGAAATAGAAACACCAGTATCTAAAACTACTTCTCAAGTTATAGCAGGAAAAAAATTGGGTATAGTACCTATATTGAGAGCTGGATTAGGCATGGTTGAAGGTATGCTTAGTCTATTGCCAGCAGCAAAAGTTGGACATGTGGGACTTTATAGAGATCCAGAGACTTTAGAGCCAGTTGAATATTATTGTAAGTTACCTAGTGACGTGGAGGAGAGGGAGCTTATAGTAGTAGACCCTATGTTGGCTACAGGAGGCTCGGCTAAGGCTGCAATAAAATTTCTAAGGGATAGAGGGGCTACATCTATAAAGCTTATGTGTATTATAGCAGCTCCAGAAGGAGTGAAAGTAGTTCAGGAAGCACATCCAGATGTAGACATATATGTTGGAGGTATTGACGAAAAATTAAATGACCACGCATATATTGTACCAGGATTAGGAGATGCAGGAGATAGATTATTTGGAACGAAATGA
- the rpiB gene encoding ribose 5-phosphate isomerase B, whose product MKIAIGSDHGGLELKEHVKKYLLDKGVDVVDCGTNSSESVDYPDFAYKVAEAVKDGKCSNGIVVCGTGIGISIAANKVAGIRCALCGDCYSAKMAKEHNNANMLALGGRVVGKDLALEIVNSWINAEFQGGRHERRVNKITDIEKKYMV is encoded by the coding sequence ATGAAGATAGCTATAGGAAGTGACCATGGAGGATTAGAATTAAAGGAACATGTAAAGAAATACTTATTAGATAAAGGTGTAGATGTTGTAGATTGTGGGACTAATTCATCAGAATCTGTAGACTATCCTGATTTTGCATATAAGGTGGCTGAAGCAGTAAAGGATGGAAAGTGCAGCAATGGTATAGTTGTGTGTGGAACAGGGATAGGTATTTCTATTGCAGCAAATAAAGTAGCTGGTATAAGATGTGCATTATGTGGAGACTGTTATTCTGCAAAGATGGCCAAGGAACACAATAATGCCAATATGTTGGCATTGGGAGGAAGGGTTGTAGGAAAGGATTTAGCCTTAGAAATTGTAAATTCATGGATAAATGCAGAATTCCAAGGTGGTAGACATGAAAGAAGAGTTAATAAAATAACTGACATAGAAAAGAAGTATATGGTATAA
- a CDS encoding low molecular weight protein arginine phosphatase, which translates to MNILVVCTGNTCRSPMAEGILNNVLSNYGEKYKDVEVQSAGLFTMDGLSPSKEAIIAMKEYGIDIKDYSSNQITRDMINNADLILTMTSNHKESILKSIPNVKDKVYTLKEYAYGIKEDALDPYGQSIDVYKKTAKEIKDAVEEIVKKIVGSS; encoded by the coding sequence TTGAATATATTAGTTGTATGTACTGGAAATACATGTAGGAGTCCCATGGCTGAGGGTATACTAAATAATGTCTTGAGTAATTACGGTGAGAAATATAAAGATGTAGAGGTTCAATCTGCTGGGTTATTTACAATGGATGGATTGTCCCCGTCTAAAGAAGCCATAATTGCCATGAAGGAATACGGCATAGATATAAAAGACTATTCATCTAACCAAATAACTAGAGATATGATTAATAATGCAGACTTGATACTTACCATGACTTCAAATCACAAGGAAAGTATATTAAAGAGTATACCTAATGTGAAAGATAAAGTATATACATTGAAGGAATATGCCTATGGTATAAAAGAAGATGCATTAGATCCATATGGACAGTCCATAGATGTATATAAAAAAACGGCTAAAGAAATAAAGGATGCTGTGGAGGAGATAGTTAAGAAGATAGTTGGTAGTTCGTAG
- a CDS encoding L-threonylcarbamoyladenylate synthase, whose translation METKVTRVFDIDPNSIDFDKIKIGGDILKNGGTVAFPTETVYGLGANALDEGAISKIFEAKGRPQDNPLIVHISDIEEIYPLVREVPVEARRLMDKFWPGPLTIIFEKSQKIPLKITGGLNTVAIRMPSHSIARALIKSADMPIAAPSANTSGKPSPTTAEHVIADLMGKIDMVIDGGPTGVGLESTVLDLSAGIPTILRPGGITKEDILTIFPKVNVDPAIIQKDDKLIPKSPGQKYKHYAPKAKMKIVQGDIYKVSHKINQLVTEYVDKGLSVGIMATTETKDRYKEGNIIVVGNRKCPETIATNLFKVLRDFDMLNVDIILAEGIEENGIGMAIMNRMNKASGGDIMYI comes from the coding sequence ATGGAAACTAAAGTCACTAGGGTTTTTGATATAGACCCTAATAGTATTGATTTTGATAAGATTAAAATAGGTGGAGATATATTAAAAAATGGAGGAACTGTAGCCTTTCCCACAGAAACTGTATATGGTCTTGGTGCAAATGCATTGGATGAAGGTGCTATATCAAAGATATTTGAAGCAAAGGGAAGACCACAGGATAATCCCTTAATAGTGCATATTTCTGATATAGAAGAAATATATCCATTGGTTAGGGAAGTACCTGTGGAAGCTAGGAGGCTTATGGATAAATTTTGGCCTGGTCCGTTGACTATAATATTTGAGAAGAGCCAAAAGATACCACTTAAAATAACTGGGGGCTTAAATACTGTAGCAATTAGGATGCCTAGTCATAGTATAGCTAGGGCATTGATAAAAAGTGCAGATATGCCTATAGCTGCACCTAGTGCCAATACATCGGGAAAGCCTAGCCCCACTACAGCGGAACATGTGATAGCAGATCTTATGGGAAAGATAGATATGGTAATAGATGGTGGTCCTACAGGTGTTGGATTGGAATCTACAGTTTTAGACCTTTCTGCTGGCATACCTACTATATTAAGACCTGGAGGTATAACAAAGGAGGATATCCTGACTATTTTTCCTAAAGTAAATGTAGACCCAGCAATAATTCAAAAGGATGATAAATTAATTCCTAAATCTCCTGGTCAAAAATATAAGCATTATGCCCCTAAAGCAAAAATGAAGATAGTCCAAGGTGATATCTACAAAGTATCACATAAAATAAATCAATTGGTTACAGAATATGTAGATAAAGGGCTTAGTGTTGGAATAATGGCTACTACAGAGACAAAGGATAGATATAAAGAAGGAAATATCATTGTAGTAGGAAATAGAAAATGTCCTGAAACCATAGCTACTAATCTTTTTAAAGTATTGAGAGATTTTGATATGTTAAATGTAGATATAATTTTGGCTGAAGGAATAGAAGAGAATGGTATAGGTATGGCAATAATGAATAGAATGAACAAAGCATCTGGTGGAGATATAATGTATATATGA
- a CDS encoding ZIP family metal transporter yields the protein MDQLVINTTISTLVGVIGTGIGGIISVLLVRPNKTLLDTLMGLTGGIMLSIVTFDLLPEAENIGGIYIEIMGITIGVVVVLFIESVLNFNTNSLYKHNNRFLKTGIIMGTGIAIHNFPEGLAIGAGLTFTIEMGIKVAILMAFHNIPEGMAMGTPLRISGFSKLKVFFFTLLAGIPTGIGAFIGTLLGNISDKFIAFCLSLAGGAMLYIIIDEIIPTSKDRKNNKLSSIGFLLGLMLGLIIIGNL from the coding sequence TTGGACCAATTAGTAATAAATACTACAATCAGTACATTAGTGGGTGTTATAGGCACAGGAATTGGTGGTATTATATCTGTCCTTTTAGTAAGACCTAATAAAACTTTATTAGACACATTAATGGGACTAACTGGAGGGATAATGTTATCAATAGTAACATTTGATTTATTGCCAGAAGCTGAAAATATAGGTGGCATATATATTGAAATTATGGGTATAACCATAGGAGTAGTCGTTGTACTATTTATAGAAAGCGTGTTAAATTTTAATACGAATTCACTATATAAACACAATAATAGATTCTTAAAGACAGGTATAATAATGGGTACAGGCATAGCAATACATAATTTCCCCGAAGGACTTGCCATAGGGGCTGGCCTTACATTCACTATAGAAATGGGCATAAAAGTAGCCATATTAATGGCTTTTCATAATATCCCTGAAGGTATGGCCATGGGCACCCCCCTTAGAATAAGTGGCTTCTCCAAATTAAAAGTATTTTTCTTTACATTATTAGCTGGTATACCCACTGGTATAGGTGCATTTATCGGCACCTTATTAGGCAATATCTCTGATAAATTTATAGCATTTTGTCTATCCTTAGCAGGAGGTGCTATGCTTTATATAATTATTGATGAAATAATCCCCACTTCTAAAGATAGAAAAAACAATAAGTTATCCTCAATTGGGTTTTTACTGGGTTTGATGCTGGGGCTTATCATCATAGGCAATCTTTAA
- a CDS encoding cation:proton antiporter: MGEGFKFLLDLALILLFANLGGYISRKLKQPAVLGQIIAGLVIGPSVLNIVKETEFISYMAEIGVILLMFIAGLETDIDDLKSSSKSSASVALGGVVFPLLLGFLAVKVMKPQSDITEGLFVGVILTATSVSITVQALREMNRLRTKQGIAVLGAAIIDDVVGIILLTLVVGLINPTSGSGELFFVVGKIIVFFLLSIGLGMVFSKYLTRYKEFLSREDRVLVSALIFCFLAAFFAESLGVAAIIGAYFTGIVFSTTPHRNRVSFEVQKIAYSIFTPVFFVNIGLFVRLDDVGGNIGLTVVIIIAAILGKVIGCGLGAKLSHFNNREALQISIGMIPRAEVALIVTNLGVKIGVITKEVFASIILLVLVSTIITPILLKIAYDDKPQHQTQ; this comes from the coding sequence ATGGGGGAGGGTTTTAAATTTTTATTAGATTTAGCCCTTATTCTTCTCTTTGCTAATTTGGGAGGATATATTAGCAGAAAATTGAAGCAACCAGCAGTATTGGGACAGATAATAGCAGGTCTTGTAATAGGACCTTCTGTTTTAAATATAGTAAAAGAGACGGAATTTATAAGTTATATGGCTGAAATAGGAGTAATACTACTTATGTTTATTGCAGGGCTTGAGACAGATATTGATGATTTAAAGTCATCCAGTAAGTCTTCTGCATCTGTAGCTTTGGGTGGAGTTGTATTTCCACTTCTATTGGGTTTTTTAGCAGTAAAGGTTATGAAACCACAATCGGATATTACTGAAGGGTTATTTGTAGGGGTAATACTTACAGCTACCAGCGTCAGTATTACAGTACAAGCATTGCGAGAAATGAACAGACTAAGAACGAAACAAGGAATAGCAGTTTTAGGGGCTGCTATTATAGATGATGTCGTAGGTATAATATTACTTACTTTAGTTGTAGGACTAATCAATCCTACTTCTGGTAGTGGAGAATTATTTTTTGTAGTCGGTAAGATAATAGTATTTTTCCTTTTATCTATAGGATTGGGAATGGTATTTTCTAAGTATCTTACAAGATATAAGGAGTTCTTAAGCAGAGAGGACAGGGTATTGGTATCTGCATTGATATTTTGCTTTCTAGCAGCATTTTTTGCAGAGAGTTTAGGAGTAGCGGCAATTATAGGGGCTTATTTTACAGGTATAGTATTTTCTACTACTCCCCATAGGAATAGGGTGTCCTTTGAAGTACAAAAAATAGCCTATTCTATATTTACACCAGTGTTTTTCGTAAATATAGGTCTATTTGTAAGGCTTGATGATGTTGGAGGGAATATAGGACTGACTGTAGTAATTATAATTGCAGCTATATTAGGTAAAGTAATAGGATGTGGACTGGGAGCTAAGTTATCCCATTTCAACAATAGAGAGGCATTACAGATAAGTATAGGGATGATTCCCAGAGCAGAGGTGGCACTAATAGTAACTAATCTAGGGGTTAAAATAGGTGTCATAACTAAGGAGGTATTTGCATCTATAATTTTATTGGTATTGGTATCTACCATAATAACTCCAATACTTTTAAAGATTGCCTATGATGATAAGCCCCAGCATCAAACCCAGTAA
- the prfA gene encoding peptide chain release factor 1 produces MLEKLNFLEQRYKDLSMKVGDPDIINDREQWQKYIKEHAELEPIVMKYREYNDIVNELDDAKEMLKDKLEEDFKEMVKEEVNELTARLEELREELKMMLIPKDPNDSKNVIVEIRAGAGGSEAGLFAGDLFRMYSRYAERNRWKVEIMSSNSQGVGGVKEVIFMVKGKGAYSRLKYESGVHRVQRIPTTESGGRIHTSTATVAVLPEVDDVEVEIDLNDVRVDVYRSSGNGGQSVNTTDSAVRLTHIPTGTVVAMQDEKSQLKNKEKAFKVLKARIYEKVQREQSAEIAEARRSQVGTGDRSERIRTYNFPQGRVSDHRINMTIYKLENFLDGDIDEMIDALITTDQTEKLKHVQ; encoded by the coding sequence ATGTTAGAAAAGTTGAATTTTTTAGAACAAAGGTATAAAGATTTAAGTATGAAAGTTGGGGACCCTGATATAATAAATGACAGAGAACAGTGGCAGAAGTATATAAAAGAGCATGCAGAATTGGAACCCATAGTTATGAAATATAGGGAGTATAACGATATAGTTAATGAATTGGATGATGCCAAGGAAATGTTAAAGGATAAGTTGGAAGAAGACTTTAAGGAGATGGTAAAAGAAGAAGTCAATGAATTAACAGCAAGATTAGAAGAATTAAGGGAAGAATTGAAGATGATGCTCATCCCTAAAGATCCCAATGACTCTAAAAATGTTATAGTGGAAATTAGAGCTGGGGCAGGTGGAAGTGAGGCAGGACTTTTTGCTGGTGATTTATTTAGGATGTACTCTAGATATGCTGAGCGTAACAGATGGAAGGTTGAGATTATGAGTTCCAATAGCCAGGGAGTAGGTGGAGTAAAAGAAGTTATATTCATGGTAAAGGGTAAAGGTGCCTATAGTAGACTCAAATATGAAAGTGGAGTGCATAGGGTACAGAGGATACCCACTACTGAATCTGGAGGTAGAATCCATACATCCACAGCTACGGTTGCAGTATTGCCAGAGGTAGACGATGTGGAAGTGGAAATAGATTTAAATGATGTAAGGGTAGATGTATATCGTTCTTCAGGAAATGGTGGACAGAGTGTTAATACTACAGACTCTGCTGTACGACTTACCCATATACCTACAGGAACAGTTGTAGCTATGCAAGATGAGAAGTCCCAGTTAAAAAATAAGGAAAAGGCATTTAAGGTACTAAAAGCCAGAATTTATGAAAAGGTTCAAAGGGAACAGAGTGCAGAAATCGCTGAAGCTAGACGGAGTCAAGTAGGTACAGGAGACAGAAGTGAAAGGATTAGAACATATAATTTTCCACAAGGTAGGGTCAGTGACCATAGAATAAATATGACTATATATAAATTGGAGAATTTTCTAGATGGGGACATAGATGAGATGATAGATGCCCTTATCACTACTGACCAAACTGAAAAGCTTAAGCATGTTCAATAA